ccgtcttagactcgagacgaaaagatccccaggactatgcggacatgacaccaatgctcgagaagtaagttaaatcgatcattatccaccatatcagcaactttgttcatttcctgatatcaagtaattgttttctttgtctggcagggtttggagaaaattcaccaaaaaagctccaggactgccgaagaagctgcaatttagacacccgaaagtaagtactatagtagcatgtccgcgcatctcctagtgattcaagcgctagtttcatcaataccatttagcatgcttgcttatcagtttgattgacctctatttcttgtaaagtggttgtggcaggaataAGGAAAtaatttctgtggatactacgtttgcgagtccatccgccacacgacctatgaacggggctactctgacgaacaatatgaattgcgtaagcaataatattcataattttattttattaccatcatttgtgttgagtttcatttattcatatatatatatatatatatatatatatatatatatatatatatatgtattgacccccttcttcaaattagatctttcggatgcgggatgaactcctaccaccagatcgtatgcgagcaattcaagaggaattggcggcattcttccttgaccacgtgatcgctgaaaacagagaatactatgtggaccctgtgttcatatataattaggagattatattgtaagagataattattgtatatatgtagccggtagtgtcggatagatatacgagaacttgttgttcgaccaatctctcggagaaggagaggtggtcgatatcacttctctctgtatgcatatgttcatgacgatcttctgtttccttcatttgcttactagctagcgtgtctagtcctctctatacgtatatagtatgtagcgtcgaccaagcacggagataagagaggacacttctctctgttaattagctagctaacaccatatatgaaacacctaaattaaccccccaaaacccccaacccccccccctttcaaaaaaaaacaaaaaccccagcccctgaaatgctgacgcgtggatgcctattggtcccggttagtgccaccaaccgggaccaaaggccttcctgcctgggctcgccgcaccggccacgtggaggcccatctgtcccggttcgtgtaagaactgggactaaagggctagggcattagtaacgaccctttagtccccgttcaacaaccgggacaaaaggcccttaccaaccggaacagatgaccctttttctactagtgggagCATCCGTTACCCACTGAAACATCGTAAGTCAGACTCTGACCGATGCTGGTTTGGTAGAAGTTGGTGGACAGAGTCTTTGCATATTACTAGTAGTACTGTAGTTTGAAGAAATGGATTTATTTTAAGTTAAAAATggatttatttttgttttcttaaGGAAAAAGACTTTTAATAGGCACTTTGGGTAACCAAAGTCTTGcggcttagagcatctccagccgcgcccccaacacgCCCTCCCCAGGCGATATTTTCGCGCCGGCGCACAAAAATCGGCCCAGCCACGCCCCCAGAAGCCCAtttttcgccggctcgggccgaatTTGGCGCGGTGGACCCaagccgaacccggcgcgctggggggcgcTCGGGGGCGCCGGGTGAAATGGTTTTGGCGCGAACTAAACGCGGGCCCCCGAGCCAGCGACACGGTGCTTCTCGTcgcttcgtcgtcctcatcgtcTCGGTTCCCGTGGGGGGAATCAATGCCAAAGCAGCGGCGCGCTGCCGCGCCGGTCAGCatccattgatgcctcacgggcggcgcagtgaaggcGCGGCACCACGCGTATGCCCGGCGGCCACGCGGACGCCGCCCGCCCACGGCTATAAAAAGCCTACCCCCCGCCGGTGGACGCAcacttcccctctcctctccaccGCCGCCTCTGCGCCACCATGTCGATGCACCGCCTGGGCGCTACTGATTTCTGCGGAGTCCGCGAGCGCCCCTCCGGCGTCTTCTCCTCCGAAATCTTGTTCGGCGAAAAACGGCTCAGTCTCGGCACCTTCGACACCGCAGAGGAGGCGGCATGTGCGTACGatgcggcggcgtggcgcctccggcgGCCTCGTTGGGATATGAATTTCCCCTACGTGTCGACGAGCCAGCGCGCGCAGGATCTCGCGCATCTCCCCCGGCTTTTCATCGACGAGGATCGTCGTGACAACCGGAGGCGGCAGCGTCGCCTAGCGATCGCGGAGATGGACGTGGAAGCCATGGCGGGGTGGTGCgaacgcttcccgcaggacatcgtCAACGAGCGGCAGTTTTACAAGCAACGGAGGACGGAGAGGGAGGCGAGGAGAAAGGAGCGAGCCACCTATCAGGAGGACAAGCGTGCGCGGAAGCAGGCCGCTCAACTGAACACGTCGTCCTGGGACTCCGAGGACGAGCGGCATGCTGACGCCTACTtgcagacgtcggaggaggacattaccGAGTCGGAGCCGGAAAACGACAAGTAGTTGATCTGTTCTTTTAACAGGCTTTGCTACGGTGAACTATCTATGTATCATTTTCATTATGTATGCTATGGTGAACTATCTATGTATCATTTTCAACTTGCCGGCGGCGTCGGCGAGGAAGGAGGCGCGCGAGTGGTGCGCTAGGGGCAATGACCAGCGGGCCCGGGGAGGGGAAGTGTGCGGCGGTTGGGGGTTGAAAAATGAAAAATCAccgtggggggggggagggtcgGCGACTGGGGGGGGACGCCCCTAGCGCCGATTGtatcgccggctcgcccccaggggCGATTTTTATGCGTCCTGGGGGTGCCAACGGCTGAAGATGCTCTTAGAGCCACAGGCCGACCGATTCGCGTGCTGATGCCCATTCATGGACGCCTAACCAGGTTACTTAAAAGTGGTACAGTCCCTCTGTTTCTAGAA
The Aegilops tauschii subsp. strangulata cultivar AL8/78 chromosome 3, Aet v6.0, whole genome shotgun sequence genome window above contains:
- the LOC109780498 gene encoding uncharacterized protein, encoding MSMHRLGATDFCGVRERPSGVFSSEILFGEKRLSLGTFDTAEEAACAYDAAAWRLRRPRWDMNFPYVSTSQRAQDLAHLPRLFIDEDRRDNRRRQRRLAIAEMDVEAMAGWCERFPQDIVNERQFYKQRRTEREARRKERATYQEDKRARKQAAQLNTSSWDSEDERHADAYLQTSEEDITESEPENDK